The Desulfosoma caldarium nucleotide sequence GTGGAAAATCACCCTGGACCAAATTCAGCGCTTCTTCCATCGATCATGACCCCATACCCCAACACTCCCCTCAACCCTTCCCTGCCCATTGTCCTTCTCGCCGGGCCGACCGCCGTGGGAAAAACGGCCCTGTCGCTGGATCTGGCCGAACGCCTGGAGACGGAGATTGTCAACGCCGATTCCATGCAGGTCTATCGATTCATGGATATCGGCACCGCCAAGCCCTCAGCTCAAGAACGGGCTCGAGTCCGCCACCATTTGCTGGACGTGGTCAATCCCGACGAACCCTACGATGCCGCCATCTTTGCCGATCAGGCGCGCGCCGTCATTGAGGCGCTGCACGCTCAGGGTAAAATTCCTCTGGTGGTGGGCGGCACCGGCCTTTACATGAAGGCCCTCACGCGAGGCCTCTGCCCCGGTCCGCCGGCCGATCCCGAGCTTCGACGGGAGCTACTGAAGGACATGGAACGCCACGGAGTTGCGTGGCTTCATGCGGAACTGTCCCGCGTGGACCCTGCCTGTGCCGCTCGCATTCACCCCAACGACCGCCAGCGCCTTCTACGGGCTCTGGAAGTGTATCGCCGCACCGGTGTCCCCCTTTCACACTGGCAAAATACCCACGGCTTTCGGCAGTCATTGTATGCCACCATCAAGATCGCCCTCTTTCGAGACCGCAAGGATCTTTACGGTCGTATTGATCGGCGCGTGCTTCAGATGGTGGACCAGGGCCTTGTGGAAGAGGTGCGCCGCCTGCTGCGCATGGGCTATCCATGCTCCCTTAAGCCCATGCAATCCTTGGGATACCGGCACATATGCCAGGTCCTGGCCGCAGAGACAACCCTTGAAGAAGCTATCAGAACCATGCAAAGGGACACGCGCCGTTATGCCAAGCGCCAGATCACCTGGTTTCGAGGGGATTCGGAGTTTCGCTGGTTTCATGCCGAGGCGCGCCAAGAAATTTTTGATGCCGTTTTGTCGGCGCTGCAAGAAAGCGAGCGGGTTTACGGGGTGAGCAAAATGGGCTAGCATGCCGCGGCTCTGGGTCTATGGATGAGGCAAGACATTGATCAAAACGACCGTGGAAAACCATGAGCGATTACCTGGCTTTCAAAAAAGGCATTGAACTACGGGAACAAACCCTGCGCCACGCCGTGGAAAAACTGGCCCAGGAGAAGCTAGTGGACGCGCATCAAAGCGAACTCTGGCTCGCACACCTGGACCTGGTTCGTTCCGCTCTGCAGGAGTCTTTGGTGCGCATCGCCGTGGCGGGCTCGGTAAAATCGGGAAAAAGTACGCTGATCAACGCCCTTTTGGGTGACGACTTGCTAAAGAGGGGCGCAGGGATCATCACCTCCTTCATCACCCGCATTCGATCCACGGACGTTCGAGGCGGCTGGATTGAATTCAAGAGCTGGGACGAGATTCATCAAGAAATCAACGCCGCGGTGGCCATGCTGCCACTCGGCGAAAACGAGGCACTGTCCAAGAAAACCTGGGATCTCAGGAAAAGCAGTCATCGAGAAGCTCTGCACAAAAAATTGGCTGCCGCCCAACGAGAACTGCAGTCGCACCGAGGG carries:
- the miaA gene encoding tRNA (adenosine(37)-N6)-dimethylallyltransferase MiaA, with the protein product MTPYPNTPLNPSLPIVLLAGPTAVGKTALSLDLAERLETEIVNADSMQVYRFMDIGTAKPSAQERARVRHHLLDVVNPDEPYDAAIFADQARAVIEALHAQGKIPLVVGGTGLYMKALTRGLCPGPPADPELRRELLKDMERHGVAWLHAELSRVDPACAARIHPNDRQRLLRALEVYRRTGVPLSHWQNTHGFRQSLYATIKIALFRDRKDLYGRIDRRVLQMVDQGLVEEVRRLLRMGYPCSLKPMQSLGYRHICQVLAAETTLEEAIRTMQRDTRRYAKRQITWFRGDSEFRWFHAEARQEIFDAVLSALQESERVYGVSKMG